DNA sequence from the Cohnella herbarum genome:
GTACGCCCCATTCGAACAGCTCCCGGGTAATCGCGGCATTTATTCCGCGCCCTCCGGCCGCATTTTCCCCGTTGGCGATAATGATGTGAGGATTATATTTGTCTTTGATCCATGGAAGCAACCGTTTGACCGTGTCTCTTCCGATATTACCTACGATATCTCCGATAAAAACGACCTTCATCCGCTTCAACTCGCTTTCCGTACCAGTAAAACGACTTCGCCGTCCGTAGACGGCGGCATACGTTTGTATCGAAAACTTATACTTTCTATGCGTACAAGCATTAACGTCTTCCAACGCCACTTAGGTAGGGTGCGGAAACGTTTATGTCGGTGACGATTCAGAAATGGATAGCGAAATTTTTACATTCTGAATCGTTATACAAAGGGAAAAGTGGCTGCATGTTGCCGCAGCCACTTTTCAGCCTTCCCTGCATTCCGTAATTTATTTGGCGTACTCAACCGCGCGGGTTTCACGAATAACGGTAACCTTGATGTGACCTGGATAGTCCAGCTCGCCCTCGATTTTCTTCGTAATATCCCGAGCTAAGCGGAACGCTTCGGTGTCGTCGATCTTCTCCGGCTGAACCATGACGCGAACCTCGCGTCCGGCTTGAATCGCGTACGATTTCTCGACGCCTTCGAACGATTCGGAGATCGCCTCCAGCTTCTCGAGCCGGCGGATGTAGGTCTCCAACGTTTCGCGGCGAGCTCCCGGACGTGCAGCGCTAAGCGCATCTGCCGCTCCGACGAGCATAGCGATAACCGATGTGGCTTCCACGTCGCCGTGATGGGACGCGATACTGTTGATAACAACAGGATGTTCCTTGTATTTCTTGCCCAATTCCACGCCGATCTCGACATGCGAGCCTTCCACTTCGTGGTCGAGCGCTTTGCCGATATCATGAAGCAAGCCGGCGCGTTTCGCAAGCGTGATGTCTTCTCCCAACTCCCCGGCCATAAGACCGGTTAGATAGGCGACTTCCATCGAATGCTTCAACACGTTCTGGCCGTAGCTCGTCCGGAATTTCAGACGACCTAGGATTTTGATCAAATCCGGATGTAAGCCGTGCACGCCAACTTCGAAAGTAGCTTGCTCGCCGTACTCGCGAATTCTCTCATCGACTTCCTTACGGGACTTCTCCACCATTTCCTCGATCCGAGCCGGGTGAATCCGTCCATCCGCAACTAATTTCTCTAGAGAGGTCCGTGCAATCTCGCGGCGAATCGGGTCAAAGCCCGACAGAATAACCGCTTCCGGCGTATCGTCGATAATGAGATCAATACCCGTTAACGTCTCAAGAGCACGGATATTACGTCCTTCACGACCAATGATGCGACCTTTCATCTCTTCGTTAGGCAACGTTACGACGGATACCGTCGTTTCCGCCACGTGATCCGCGGCGCAACGTTGAATGGCGAGGGAGATGATATCGCGAGCCTTCTTGTCGCCTTCTTCTTTCGCTTGATGCTCGATTTCCTTGATCATCTGCGCCGTCTCGTGACGCACTTCTTGTTCCACGTTCGACAGAATCATCTGTTTGGCATCTTCCGTCGACAGGTTCGAAATGCGCTCCAATTCGTTCATCTGCTGCTTATGCAGAGATTCGATCTGATCCTGTACCTCTTCGATCCGTTTCTCTTTGTTGGCGACTTGCTCCTCTTTCCGTTCCAACGCTTCTAGCTTACGATCCAGCGACTCTTCTTTTTGCAACAGCCGCCTTTCCAGGCGTTGAATTTCGTTGCGGCGTTCGCGAATATCGCGTTCCGCTTCGTTACGGAGCTTATGCACCTCGTCTTTGGCTTCCAGCACCGTTTCTTTACGTACGGCTTCCGATTCTTTCTTGGCAGCTTCAACAATCTGAATGGCAGCCGCTTCGGCACTAGAGATTTTGGCTTCCGCAATGGATTTGCGTGCGACATAACCGATCCCAAAGCAAAGGACGCCAACAACGAGAACGATCAAGACCCAGACCCATGGCATCATGGTCTTTCACCTCCTCGTTGCATCACCAAGGCAACCGCTTGGGGACACTTATTCAATTGATTTTCCGGTTTCCAAACCGTCTGATTACATGTGAACATTGCATAAAGGGTCGAAATAACACGTTCTGAATCGCTTTTTGGAAGGAAAAAACGTTCAGTTGGGAAGATGGAATACAAAATCATTTTATCTTTTGCTAAATTAGATTGTCAAGCAAGGTTCGCACGTATCTTTCGATCCCGAATCCGCGCATTCCATTAATCTTCCATATATTCCGATCCGTCGTTGTAGTCTTCGCCGAACTCGGCATCCGAATCGGACTCTCCCGATTCCGCTGAGGCTTGCTGTACCGCGGTTCTAACGACTCCCGACGGGAATCCTCGGCGCATCAGCATCGACATCAGCTTCATCTTGCGCTCCCTGTCATTTCCTTTGACGCTCGGCCACTTTTTACGCGCCAACGCCAACGCCGAATCCAGCTCGATCTGCCCGTCCAACTCTCCGATCGCTTGGTTGACATCTTCCCGTCCGACGCCCCTCTGCAGCAACTCCTGCCTGATCAGCATCCGTCCCTTGCGCTGTCCGACCGCACGCTGCTCCGTGAAGCGTTTCGCATACGAGCTGTCATCTATCATCCTGCTCGCCCGTAAACGCTCTAAACATGCCGCTACGACCTCTGGGACGTATCCCTTGAGCTTTAACGCCTTGGACAACTCGGCAGTCGTCCGCGCTTTGCGTTCCAGCATCAGCAGCGCCGATCGATAAGCGTCTTCCTTCTGCTCGTCCTGCCTTAGCGTCTCATAATCCGCGGCCGACAACCGGCGACCCTTTAACAACCGCCAACTGACTAGCGTATCCTCGTGTACGGTAAGCAACGATTCGCTTTCCCCTCGTGAGGACTGAGCCCCGGCAATGAGCGCGTCCACCTCTTCGTTCCAGTCGACGGACAACTGCATCGGTTCACTCTCATGCTGAATGCCTAACCTAGCGTCATCCTCAGCGCTCGACCCATCCAATTCCAGCTTAACCGACACCCAATACATATGAGGTTTCTTCGGATGCGACTCGATCCCAACGACAACCGCTCCTAATACCGGTAATTTCAGCGGATTCCCCGCATCCTCGTCCGAGGATTCGTTTCTAGCGTTATTTCCGAACCGTTTCGTTCCACCGCTTCGATAATTCGAACCGGCATACTTTCCGGTTTTACGATTATTAGATCCGCCGAATGTTCCACTGTTACGATTATTCGATCCGATTTCCGTGTCGCTGTTGCGATTATAAGTTCCAGCGGATGTTCCACTGTTACGGCTGTTCGATCCGATATCGGTGTCGCCGTTACGATTATTCGAATCGGTACGACCCGCTCCGCTCTTTTTATCGCTAACCTCATGCTCATCGTTTCTACCCGTTCTTCCCGATCCGTACATCTCCGCCCATTCTCCTCTCCGCAAAAACACAAAGAACGGCAATATATGCCGCCTTCTGTGTTAAGCCTATATTCGTCTAGCTAGCCAGCTAGCCAGTAAAGCTACTGGCTAGCTCCTATCCGTCTAATCGTTCAGTCCGCCCGTTAATCGAACGATATGCATTTATGCGTCTTCACCGAATTCTGTGTCGTCTTCCTCATCGGCAGAGACCGCAGCAGAGCTGGCTGCGGCAGCAGTTAACGATGAAGAGAGCAACGCTTCCCGAATTTGTTTCTCGATTTTATCGGAAACCTCAGGGTTGTCCTTTAAGTATTGCTTCGCATTCTCGCGCCCTTGGCCGAGACGTTCGCTATTGTAAGAGAACCATGCGCCGCTCTTCTGGATAATGTCCTGCTCAGCACCGATATCGATAATGCTTCCGACCTTCGAAATTCCTTCGCCGTACATGATGTCGACGTCAGCTTGCTTGAACGGAGGCGCAACTTTGTTCTTCACGACCTTGATCTTCGTGCGGTTACCGACTACGTCGTTCCCTTGTTTGATCGCTTCGACGCGACGAACGTCCAACCGAACGCTGGCATAGAACTTCAAAGCGCGACCGCCTGGAGTCGTCTCCGGGTTACCGAACATTACGCCGATCTTCTCGCGAAGCTGGTTAATAAAGATTGCTAGACATTTCGACTTGCTGACAGCACCGGACAGTTTACGCATTGCTTGCGACATCAAACGCGCTTGCAAACCGACGAAGGAATCTCCCATATCGCCTTCGATTTCCGCTTTCGGAACGAGGGCCGCAACGGAGTCTACTACGATAATATCGACGGCGCCGCTTCGTACTAATGCTTCCGCAATTTCCAAAGCTTGTTCGCCCGTATCCGGCTGGGAAAGAAGCAATTCGTCGATGTTTACGCCGAGATTTCTCGCATAAACCGGATCCAATGCATGTTCCGCATCGATGAATGCCGCCGTTCCTCCAGCACGCTGAACTTCCGCTATCGCATGAAGGGAAACCGTCGTCTTACCGGACGATTCAGGTCCGTATACTTCTATTATCCGCCCACGGGGATATCCGCCTATTCCAAGAGCGATGTCCAGTGCCAGCACCCCGCTGGATACTGTCTCAATAGCAATATTTGCGCTTTCGCCCAGTTTCATTACCGAACCCTTACCGAACTGCTTTTCAATCTGGCGCAAGGCCATGTCTAATGCGGCGCGACGATCCGACAACACACCCACATCCTTATCCTTTGATAGTTTTATCATACCGTGTTTCCAAGAGTTTGCCAAGCTTTTTGAGAACATTTGTTCGATTTTATTTCGAAAAAAGAACCGCAGCAAAGTAATCTTCGCTACGGTTCTTCCGCAACTTTCAAATAGACTTTACCATACGCCCGAACAATTGACAAGCATCGACAATTTTCTGTCACATTTACGGCAGTGAGGAAATCTCAACTCTTCGTCCCTCTAGCCATTATCCCTTTTGGCTCAGTTTAAACAGCTTCTCCGAAACCGAGCTGTTATTTTGTCTTAAGCTTCAACCCAGTGCCTCTACTTTGAAAAATAGAAGTGTGTGACGTGCTTATGAAGTGTGACAAACTTTTCTTTTCCGATTTAGTACCGTATAGCGTGCTAATTTCGTCCGCTATCCTACTTTTTCCGAATTAGTTCCATTTGGCGTGCTTTTTCGGTGCTACTAGCCTACTTTTTCCGAATTAGAACCGTGTGGCGTACTTATTCAGTGCCACTAGCCTATTTTTCCGAATTAGAACCGTGTGACATACTTATTCGGTGTCACTAGTTATTAGTAATGAACCTGGTATGCGCATCCGACTTCCAAAGCGGCTAATCTGAACCGGTGGGATAAATGGTTATATCAACAAACGGCCCGGCCCCACCTGAGCCAATGGGATATTGGCTAAAGCAGCCTCTTGCCCACACCGCCTGAGCAAGTGGGATAATGGCTACACCAATCTCCTACCCCACACCGCCTGAGCAAGCGGGATAATGGCTACACCAATCTCCTACTCCAAACCGCCTGAGCAAGCGGGATAATGGCTATACCAACTCCCACTGCCCCGCAGCACCTGAGCCAACGGGATAATGGCAAAAACCAACTACCCGCCTGCCCAGCTCCGAGCGCTATCAGCACCGACCCGTCAAAGACTGCCACAACAGGTACAAAGAGCGTTTAGCCGCCCGCAAACGAATTCCTTCCCGATCGCCGGAAAGCTGCAACTGCTCTACCCGAGTTTCGCGGCCGCGTTCGGCTAGGCCAATATAGACGAGACCGACAGGCTTATCTTCCGCAGCCGCTGGCCCCGCATTGCCCGTAATGGACAACGCGAAGTCGGAATCGGCCGAAGCCCGCATGCCTTCAGCCATCGCCACAGCCGTCTCCGCGCTGATCGCACCGGGAGCGCCCGGCCCTTCGAGCAACTCTGCCGGAACGCCCAATTGCTTCATTTTCATCCCGTTGCTATAGGTAACGATGCCTCCGAGAAACACGACCGCGCTTCCCGGTATCGTCGTAATCAGCTCGGATACCATGCCCCCCGTGCAGCTCTCCGCCAGCGTCAATGTCCGTTGCTGCTCCGTCAACGTCCGCACGATCGTCGCTTCGATAGGCACGTCCTCCTCGGCGAACAAATACGACGATGTTCTGCCGCGAATCTCCGTCAAAGTCCCCGCAAGCTTCCGTGCCGCTTCTTCCGCATCAGCGGCTTTCGTGGAAACGCGGATCGCAACCTCTCCCTCCTTGGCATAAGGAGCAATCGTCGGATCCTGCTGTTCGCGAATAAGGTCGATCAATAAATCCTCCAGCCCGGACTCCCCGATTCCGGCAAACTTGAGCATCGCCGAATGAAGCGTCTTAGCCGGTCCTAACTGCTCTTTCAACCAGGCGGATGCATCGTTGTCGAACATCGGCTTCATTTCGCGAGGCGGCCCCGGCAATAACAAATAACAGGTCCCATCCACGTTCAGAGCGTTACCGACGGCAAGGCCGGTATCGTTCCGCAAAGGGGTAGCCCCTTCCACCAGCAGAGCTTGTTTGCGGTTGCTTTCGACGAACGAACCGCCGCGCGCGGAGAACATGCTCACGATCTTGGCCATCGAAGGCTCGTGCAGTTCGATGCCCCGCCCTAAGTATTCGGCAAGCGCATCCCTCGTCAGATCATCGAGAGTAGGCCCCAATCCGCCCGTAAACACGAGCAAATCCGCCCTCTCCCTGGCGATATCGATAGCTTGAATCAATCTTTCTTTGTTATCGCCCACGACAGTCTGATAATAAACATCAATGCCCAGTTCTGCCAAACCGCGCGACAGATACTGGGCGTTAGTGTTTACGATCTGACCAAGGAGCAGTTCCGTGCCGACAGCTATGATTTCTGCTCTCATGCTCTTAATCGCACCTCGATATGTCCATATGTACTATAGCGACGCAAGACCGCTTAGTTAGAAACCGGAATTAAATTTTTGTTTTTCACGAAATAGTCAACGCCCGAGTAGACGGTAATCAATACGGCCGCCCAGACAACGACAAGATCGATGCGAAGGTCGATGAAGTTAAACGGAAAATTGTTCAACAGCAGTACGATAATCATCGTGATTTGAACGGCCGTTTTCCACTTGCCCCATTTACTCGCGGCAAGCACCGCGCCTTCCAACAGAGCGACTTGTCTTAAGCCGGTAACCGCCCATTCGCGACTAATAATTATGATCGCTACCCACGCGCCTAGTTTACCCATTTCGACCAACGCAATGAGCACGGCAGCCATGAGAAGCTTGTCCGCAAGCGGATCAAGCAGCTTCCCAAGGTTCGTTACGATCTTTCTTTTGCGCGCGATATACCCGTCTAACCCGTCCGTGCTTGCCGCGATAATAAAGAGCAGCAGCGCAAACACTTGATTATAGGAAATGGAATATTCACCGATTGTAAGCGAACCAAGATCCACTCGGACCAATAGGAAAATCGTCACGATCGGCACTAGAAAGATTCTAACAAGCGTGATCCGATTGGCGAGGTTCACGCGATTCCCTCCCCTGACAAATCATACTCGTAAGCATGAGTAATTCTAACTTTGCTCATTTGGCCGATTTGCACCGGACAATTCGAAATATACACTTCTCCGTCCACCTCTGGGGCATCATATTGACTGCGGCCAATGTATACGTCGCTGCGGCCGTCATAACGTTCGACCAGCACTTCGATCGTACGCCCGACGTATTTCGCGGCATTATCTTTCGCCACTTCGCGCTGTATCTCCATCAACGTGTTCTGACGGAACTGCTTCACTTCATCCGACAGTTGGTTCGGCAAGCGATTCGCCGGAGTATCTTCCTCTTGCGAATACGCGAACACGCCTAAGCGGTCGAACTTCATCTCGCGAACGAACTCGCACAATCTCTCGAAATCTTCTTCCGTCTCTCCCGGGAAACCGACGATCATCGATGTGCGAAGCGCCACTTCGGGAATACGCGACCGGATTTTGCCTACAAGCTCGCGAACGTCGCGTTGACGCCCGGGACGGCGCATTCTCTTTAAGATAGAATCCTCGCTATGTTGCAAAGGCATATCGATATAGTTGCAAATCTTAGGATTGGTCGCGATCGCCTCGATCAGCTCGTCCGTGAAGAACCCCGGATAAGCATAGTGCAGGCGCACCCATTCGATTCCAGGCACTTCGCTTACGCGGTTCAGCAATTCCGGAAGCTTGAATCCATCATATAAATCGGTTCCGTAATTCGTAGAATCCTGCGCGATCAAGCTGACTTCCTTAACGCCTTGATCGGCCAGCAATTTCACCTCGGCCAGAATCGACTCTACCGAACGGCTGCGGAATTTTCCCCGCATGATCGGAATACTGCAGAACGTACAGGCATTGTCGCATCCTTCCGCGATTTTCACGTAGGCCGTATGACGAGGAGTCGTAAGCAACCGTGGCAGATTCTCTTCATAATTAAATACGGGGTTCCCTACATAGACCGGTTTGCGTCCGCGTAGCGCCTCGTCGATAATATCGTTGATTCGATGAAAATCTCCCGTGCCGACGATCCCGTCGATCTCCGGCATCTCGTCCATCAATTCTTTTTTATACCGTTGGGTCAAGCAACCGGATACGATTAACGCCTTTAAACGCGCGGTATCCTTAAGCTCTGCCAAATTCAAGATCGTGTTAACCGATTCTTCCTTCGCCGCATCGATAAAACCGCATGTGTTCACGATGATTACAGTCGCGTCCTCCGGCTTCTCGACCAAGGAAAACCCTCTTTGATGAATAAGCCCCGACATAATCTCGGAATCGACTAAATTTTTCTCGCAGCCAAGCGTGACGACGCTGACTCTCTCTATCATGGATGTCTTCCCCCAAACGTTCGTCCGTAGTTATCCACAACAGTATAAACGAACCCCCTATACGTGTCAAAACCGATCGTTCTAAGGTTCCGATCTTTAGCGATAGTTGATAAATTGAAGTTCAAGCGGCAACCCCGCTCCCTTTAAGAGCGTCATGACGGCCTGCAGATCGTCTTTGCTCTTGCCCGTAATCCGTAACTGATCCCCCTGAATTTGGCTTTTTACTTTCAACTTGGAATCGCGGATCAGAATGTTCATTTTCTTCGCTTGCTCCTGGTCGACCCCCTGCTTCAACTTGATTTCTTGACGAACCGTGCCGCCAGAGGCCGGCTCGATCTTCCCGTAATCCAAATTCAAAATCGGAACTCCCCGTTTAATGAGCTTCGATTGCAAAATATCGACGACGCTCTTCAGTTTGAAGTCGCTGTCCGACGCGACGACAAGCTGCTCGCCTTCCAGCGAGATGTTGCTTTTACTGCCTTTGAAGTCGAATCGCGTTTCAATCTCCTTCATCGCTTGCTGAACCGCGTTATTCACTTCCTGCATGTCCACTTTCGATACGACGTCAAACGAATATTCCGATGCCACAACGATCCTCTTCCTTTCATCTATACCCATTTATGTTCATATTATAGCACGAGAGCACGGTAGGATTAAAACAAAAAGCCCTCGGATGAGGGCCGAAAAGTCATTCCCGATCACAATTGTTGCTTAGCATCTGCTTACTGCCCCTGAACAGGATCGGACACGGGGGTAAATAAATATTTCGTAGAGCCCGCAGCATTGCCGTCGTCGAAAGTCACATCATCTACGTAGAACGCAACGAAATCGGTTCGACCAATGTTTACGTATAGCGGAGTCGTCAAATCGAAAGATATGGGCTTATGTTCCGTTACGCTCTTCGAAAACAACTTCTTGCCACTTCGGTTGTTCTCTCGAACTTCAATCCAAACGTCACCTGTAATATCAAGCTTAAGCTGCTTTCCGGTACCCGGCGAAACTTCGTAATAGTTTGTGCTTCCCCGCTTTTCCTTGAACGTCAGCGTAACCGCGCTAGCCGGAGGAGTCGGCGTAACAGTTTCAGACGGCGGAATCGAAGGCGTAATGCTAGCGGAAGAGCTAGGCGGCGAAGTTTCCGTAGAGATCGGAGGATTGGAATTGAGCTCCTGCGTATCCGGTTCCTTGTTGTTGGTCCAGTAAATATAAATAACGGCAACGATCAGGATGGGGAATGCCCACATCAGAAGCGAAACGGCTACTTTGCCCCAGCGATCATTGTGCTGAACGCTTCTTCTGCTCGCTTTAATCCGCGGCTCGACGGTGACCGTTTCCGTAGCGGGCGCCTGAGGCAATTCTTTATGGTACAGTCTCAGCACTTCTTCGGCATCCAAGCCTACGGTTTCAGCATAGGTTTTCACGAACGCCCGTACGTAAAACGATCCAGGCAATACTTTATAATCGCCGGTCTCGATCGCGTCCAAATATCTTTTGCGAATTTTCGTATATTCTTGGATGTCATCAAGCGTATATCCCCGCTGCTCCCGCGCTTTGCGAAGCAGGGCGCCCAAATCGGACATGCCTTTCACCTCCTCGTGTTCATGGTGTTGGCGGTATGTAGTTAAAATTCTTCGGTATAACCTGCCGTCGTGAAGCTTTCATAAGAAATTTCTTCGTCTGGCGTATTGCGCAATTCAACGATACAGTCGAAAACATCATAATCGAATTGAGATTCCCGCACGAAAATATCCGGATGTTCGATCACTTTGGTAGATGGCATGGCCATAATTTCTTGAAGCAAGGCGTAATGTTTCTCGTTCGAACGGATCGTGCTGACGATCCCGTCGATGATGAAGACGTTATTCGGATTCATTTCTTCTTCCGACAATTGGCTTCTTACGGTCTGGCGAAGCAGCGTGGAAGATACGAAAGCCCAGCGTTTATTCGAACACACGCTTCCGGCAATTATGGATTCCGTTTTTCCTACTCTCGGCATACCGCGAAGTCCGATCGTTTGGTTCCCGTCTCGCTTGAACAGTTCGCCGAGAAAATCGACCAGAAGACCTAGCTCGTCCCTGGTAAACCGGAATGTTTTCCGATCGTCGGAATCCCGCTCGATATAACGTCCGTGCCGCACTGCCAAGATATCCGTCAGTCGCGGCGGACGAAGCGTATTCACCGTGATATTCTCGACCTTCCGGAGCATTTTGCCAAGCAACTCGATTTTCTCTTCGTCGTCGGTTTGCAGCAGCATTCCCCGGGTTCTATCTTCCACTCCGTTGATCGTTAGAATGTTAACTTCCAGCATCCCAAGCAATGAAGCGATATCGCCTAACAATCCGGGGCGATTTTTGTGGATCTTATACTCCATGTACCATTGTTTGGGTTCCATCTTGCACCTCATTCAAATTACGGAAAATAATTAGGATTAATAAATGCCATGGGGTTAAGACATTTTTTCCGGCACTTTCTTTTATTCTACAACGCTCATCATTATCCTGCAAAATAAAACCGATTATTACTCCAAAAGTCCTATTATTTATTCGCGATGATGTGCAGAAAGCCTCCAACCGGAGGCTCTCCCTTGCTATTTTTCTCTCATTAAGTGTTGCTATCCGCCAATTTGACCATCAAACGCGCCATTGTCTTACGGTCGGCTTCATCTCCGACATCCCACAGTTCCTTGAGGACACGTTCCTCATTGTTCTTAGGATCGACTTTCTGATCCAGAAATGACCCGATCTCATACGCGAGCTTGGAAATAGCATCTTCGTCGATACCGAGCTTCTTAGCCGCTTCCACGCGATCTCCCAAAAACTTCTTCCAATTATCGAAATTGCTGAGTACGGACGACATTAAGCAACCTCCTAAATATCATTGGGATTAAAGACTCAATGCTAATATGTCCGTCTAAGCCGTTAAGTATGCGAATCCGTTAGTGAAAATCCTACATCTGCCAGCCGCCGTTCAATCCGATCGTTTGACCCGTAATATAGCCGGCTTCCTCGGAGACGAGGAAGCTGACGAGCCACGCAACTTCTTCCGGATGACCAAGCCGTCCCAGCGGAATGTCATGGCATAACTGCTCTCGATCCGCCGCATCGAGAGCGGACAGCATATCCGTGGCCACCGCTCCGGGGCAAACGGCGTTAACCGTAATTCCCGAAGAAGCCATTTCCTTGGCTACGGACTTCGTGAATGCGTTAAGACCGCCTTTCGAAGCGGAGTAGGCAGCCTCTCCGGCGGCCCCGACAACTCCCCAGATGCTGGACAGGTGCACGAAACGTCCCCACCTCTTCCATCTCATCGCAGGTCCGAACC
Encoded proteins:
- the ymfI gene encoding elongation factor P 5-aminopentanone reductase, with product MKRVALVTGASRGIGAAVARQLASDGADVALQYYAAEDAAEGVASDCRSFGVQAIALQADLRSKASAWELKARMDRLQWSPDIVVHCAGMAHYGLLEDTDEQLWDDLMNVNLKGAYYLTQWFGPAMRWKRWGRFVHLSSIWGVVGAAGEAAYSASKGGLNAFTKSVAKEMASSGITVNAVCPGAVATDMLSALDAADREQLCHDIPLGRLGHPEEVAWLVSFLVSEEAGYITGQTIGLNGGWQM